ATTTCAGATGAAGGCATACGTAAAGAAACATATTTACCATCACGACCCATGATTTGAGCAGAAGTACCAGCTGAACGAACCATTTGTCCACCTTTTCCTACTTTTAACTCAATGTTGTGTACTAATGTACCAACTGGGATGTTTTTAAGTTTCATCGCGTTTCCTGGTTTAACGTCTAAACCAGCTTCTGCTGCTGCAACTTTATCACCTACATTTAAATTTTTTGGTTGTAGGATATATCTTTTTTCACCATCTGCATAAGTAACAAGAGCGATTCTACAGTTTCTGTATGGATCGTACTCGATAGCGCTTACAGTACCTTCGATACCGAATTTATTTCTTTTGAAATCGATAATACGGTAAAGTTTTTTAGCACCAGCTTGCTTATGACGAGATGTGATACGTCCGTTGTTGTTACGACCAGAGTGAGTCGGTAACTTAACTAATAATGAACGAACACTAGCTTTTGCTGTAATATCTGAACTATCTACGTTCGTATAAAAACGACGAGATGGTGTTATCGGTCTATAAGTTTTAATTGCCATATTACACCGCCAAACTTTCGATTTGTGCACCTTCAGGTAAAGTTACATAGAACTTTTTGAAGTCATTTTGTTTACCTTGTACACCACGGAATCTTTTAACTTTTCCGCTTTGATTTAAAGAGTTGATTTTTGAAGGAATAATTCCGAAATACTCTCTAAACACCTCTTTAAGACCAGATTTAGTCATACGTGGTGAAGTTTGAACAACGATAACACCATCTTCTTGTAGACCAAGAGTCTTTTCTGTATAAAGAATTGATTTAATATCTGTAATATCTGCCATTATTTAGCCCCACTTACAAGATTTTCCCATACAGCTTTTTCTATCACGATTGAACGATAGTTTGCAGCTAAGTATGCGTTTAATTCATTAGATTCGATTACGAATGTAGCATTTAAGTTTTGGAATGCTAAGTAAGTTTTCTCATCTAAAATAGATTTTACAAATAAAGTATCTCTTTGGTTAAGAGCTTTGAACATTGCTGCTGCATCTTTAGTTTTACCAGATGCTACTTCAATGCTGTCTACTACGAAAAGAGTACCGTTTTGTGCATGCTCGTTAAGAGCAAAGTTTAAAGCAAGTTTCTTTTGCTTTTTGTTCACTTTTTGGTTGTAATTACGGTTGTTTTGAGGACCGAATGCAATACCACCACCAGTATAGTGAGGAGCTCTGATCGAACCTTGACGAGCACGACCGCCACCTTTTTGAGCAAATGGTTTTTTACCACCACCGCTTACTTCGCTTCTTGTTTTAACCGATGCACTGTTTGCACGCATAGCAGCTTGTGCAGACTTTACATAAAGGTATAAGTTATGAGGATTGATACCAGCGAATGATTCTGGTAAAGCAATCTCAGAAGCTTTTTCCATTTTTTCATTTAAAACGATTGCTGCGCTCATTATTTAACCACCTTTACACGTCCTAAAGTACCGTTAGCACCTGAAACTGAACCTAAAACCGCGATGATTTTGTTTTCAGCATCGTAAGAAACGATTTCATTTTTTACACTGTTTTGTGTATTTCCGTATTGTCCAGGCATTTTCTTACCTTTCATAACACGACCTGGCCACTCAGCATTACCGATAGAACCTGTTCTACGACCAAATCTGTGACCGTGAGCAGCAGGACCACCACCGAAGTTCCAACGCTTCATTCCACCTTGGAAACCGCGACCTTTAGTTGTAAAAGTTGATTT
This window of the Sulfurimonas sp. C5 genome carries:
- a CDS encoding 50S ribosomal protein L23, giving the protein MADITDIKSILYTEKTLGLQEDGVIVVQTSPRMTKSGLKEVFREYFGIIPSKINSLNQSGKVKRFRGVQGKQNDFKKFYVTLPEGAQIESLAV
- the rplD gene encoding 50S ribosomal protein L4, producing the protein MSAAIVLNEKMEKASEIALPESFAGINPHNLYLYVKSAQAAMRANSASVKTRSEVSGGGKKPFAQKGGGRARQGSIRAPHYTGGGIAFGPQNNRNYNQKVNKKQKKLALNFALNEHAQNGTLFVVDSIEVASGKTKDAAAMFKALNQRDTLFVKSILDEKTYLAFQNLNATFVIESNELNAYLAANYRSIVIEKAVWENLVSGAK
- the rplC gene encoding 50S ribosomal protein L3 codes for the protein MEYIVEKIGMSRTITVPAKPVTLLRVLDAKVCEVNEGKALVAYPNGKKMNKAIEGQQKKFNLSSEFNRFVTLDVANTEAGDLDLAPLAEATTVKSTFTTKGRGFQGGMKRWNFGGGPAAHGHRFGRRTGSIGNAEWPGRVMKGKKMPGQYGNTQNSVKNEIVSYDAENKIIAVLGSVSGANGTLGRVKVVK
- the rplB gene encoding 50S ribosomal protein L2 — translated: MAIKTYRPITPSRRFYTNVDSSDITAKASVRSLLVKLPTHSGRNNNGRITSRHKQAGAKKLYRIIDFKRNKFGIEGTVSAIEYDPYRNCRIALVTYADGEKRYILQPKNLNVGDKVAAAEAGLDVKPGNAMKLKNIPVGTLVHNIELKVGKGGQMVRSAGTSAQIMGRDGKYVSLRMPSSEMRLVLGECMATVGVVGNEEYSNIVIAKAGRTRHMGIRPQTRGSAMNPIDHPHGGGEGKTNSGRHPVTPWGKPTKGAKTRRKKASDKLIITRRKPNAKRVG